The window CACCCCGTCCCCGCCCGGGCCGCCCCCGCCTCGTCCCAAGCGTGCCAATCCGGACGCCCGGCCGGCCGTGGGCCGGTCCGGGCCCGGCCGGAAGGGGCTGCGGGCCGATCCCGGGGGACACCCCCTCTTGCGCCCTCCGGGGTGAACCATAATCATTTTCATCACTCCCAGGTTCTCCACCCTCAACCCACCCTCAACGCCGGAGGGAAGCCATGACGTGGGAGAAGCCCGACTTCCAGGCGGTCGACCTCTGCATGGAAGTCACCACGTACGTCTACCACCGGTAGACGTGGCGCTACGAGGGCCCCGGTTCCGCCAGCCGGGGCCCTCGTTGCCGAACGCCCGTGCTGGTGCGAATCCTCGGTTCCGCCGCGGGCGGCGGTTTTCCGCAGTGGAACTGCAACTGCCCGAACTGTGACGGGCTGCGCAGCGGGCGGCTGAAGGCCCAGCCGCGGACGCAGTCCTCGATCGCGGTGCGGAGCAGCGCCGGGTCGTGGTTCCTCGTCAACGCCTCACCCGACGTCAGGCAGCAGCTGGAGGCGCTGCGTGACGGGCCGGCCCTCGGCGTGCGCTCGAACCCGTTCGCCGGCGTGCTGCTGACCGACGCCGAGATCGATCACACCACCGGCCTGCTGCTGCTCCGGGAGTCGTCGGCCCCCTTGCACGTGTACAGCACGGCCGTCGTCCACCGAGCGTTGACGCGGGACCATCCCATCCTTCGCACGCTGGAATC of the bacterium genome contains:
- the pqqA gene encoding pyrroloquinoline quinone precursor peptide PqqA gives rise to the protein MTWEKPDFQAVDLCMEVTTYVYHR